From the Fibrobacter sp. UWB10 genome, one window contains:
- a CDS encoding InlB B-repeat-containing protein: protein MKAKISLFVLTMLAYSSVVFAAPGAAAETPKSYYNLTTHVVQAGMWGYGMGNRSTTLVLSQGAAKCSNATDWKLNFKGTTYSSNGTSIGYYSTTPSPWGGTTTSFTSAGQCVASVEDTPANLAALLEDNWINGDSTMKKVPLELWSNIDLKEFAANTKVGECAVNHVPLPMMDSTSFNGNGFTISHLCYNATVTTAKPMETPVGFFKSASNVSMTNVKLNGVRIYINGESTDGADYYPVGALAGSVNLVTVDSVNIANDSIQAPIAGGVVGFVKNSTISNITGDDDIHISNIVSITTGYAGSEEINKSAGTLVGHNVFLGGIAGVAVRTQSTEDATFKNDSVKVDVHDYAMGHRSALGGIAGLNQTIGGPANNLYVYTKNKDGGEVIPTKISGGASMGGIFGASYVPRDNNVADAGNFVVSNSRFDGKIYDAASPNVIAVGGILGYDSSDAQTSVRVMNSAANIDVKDSLKDARLYQYYAGGIVGYGSSCVQGGSNGDEFLSVTGAKTTGSIALSASGAAVPGLHSDAFLGGVVGSACIAQTKGLGITNDTSSVQITSKVKTSVDGNKKVNGANARDSVYVGGIVGFASIMMYNAAATVAHLYYEGSIVVEDSLNNVFVGGVLGGFTNDQGGRTLILNDVIAKGTNQLIKYTAKEAGTVSTSNVQVANIGGVCGLCNEISEMSLVAAVGDISVVGKHAGNYLYVGGLIGNTQANNVRTVVKNTYNVGDISVTANNASLNSYDKKVGYLIGKAEVNKGYEIKSSYHFGEDDDETVTLPVGFLKTEQETNTWVDSDSISYVLRNSSASQQSARYNGTEIAKTMKSSQFAGTLNEAYADAADYVWTFAKDNNNNLPFFANGQYEPIAPTTVVSHVVVFADMNGKPIAQQTVVHGGAATAPVDSVVTKIEGYTFTGSWDKDFDNIISDLTVTAVYDKNSYTVRFFDFDDTQFGTNQSVLYQESATAPNDPERVGYTFAGWDDSTFVSVTKDLDVHATYVPNKYLIVFKDYDGTALDSAYIPFNAAVPQPVDVKREATAEYTYEFLGWTPEVVNVNGDAVYTATYDSTKVKYAVTFVDYDDTPIGDAQMVEYGDSAVAPADPTREGYAFVGWDRKFDVITKSIEVKAVYELLKFWIVFKDFDGSELKADSLVYGATVVTPKDVKRASTAEYKYTFKSWTPDVAVVSADAEYTAEYDSAKVKYAVTFVDYDETPIGDTVWVEYGSAAVAPAAPTREGYKFTGWDRKFDVITKSIEVKAVYERQKYWVVFQDYNGDQVKADSVLYEGSVSAPKNLTRSSTAEYSYLFKGWDPVVTKVLGDKVYKAVYDSLKNSYSVTFLDYDGSRIGDVQTVEYGAAAVAPAEPKRDGFAFFGWDGRFDKIIEDTEVKALYEKLPESSSSAESSSSVESSSSVGSSSSVIPASSSSVFEESSSSVESSSSVPEVSSSSITGEIKIVEPTIKQSGNAILLTFDTENAGELDSARVVVTGENGGILDTIIKKSVVNGGQWQMTPAPIGKFTVTLTVGDQVNFAEYEGKFEVASEIKAAPGSWQMVSLSALDKKSVKADDAAFYWWDERNPVGDYWQYRAFDGGVVEGTRGFWYGTADGEPLVIRESTGSKESEIVWELDSLYSGWNLVANPYGWYVDMSKGSADNDAQVTFWRWNSATGNYDPMPKVLGPYEAVWAKVSKSTIWRMSAAPEFKIEERTVAETKMAMHKDAAGIKGAWSLKVSLADDYGKQDSWNVIGAGAEESLEEPPAGMGNHVALAIRNSEKGAKLAKSIKAVADEYSWILDVSASSVREGKLKFEGVKELSRQGLKLFVTADGETTEVTNENSLNVALAKSAKQVEVRVAAGNAVVASSKISGFGSTLAGGTLQVGFTAPEALAGARASYAVVGVDGKKVAAGQFKATAGTNQFSLNAPKSGVYFVKIKVGSQLLSGKVLVK from the coding sequence ATGAAGGCAAAAATCAGTTTGTTTGTGTTGACCATGCTGGCCTATAGCAGCGTGGTTTTTGCCGCTCCTGGAGCCGCGGCCGAAACGCCGAAATCCTATTATAACCTGACTACCCATGTTGTCCAAGCGGGAATGTGGGGGTATGGCATGGGTAACAGATCGACGACCTTGGTGCTGAGCCAAGGTGCCGCAAAATGTTCCAATGCCACTGATTGGAAGTTGAACTTCAAGGGTACCACATACTCGAGTAACGGAACTAGCATTGGCTATTATTCTACTACTCCTTCTCCTTGGGGGGGGACGACGACGAGTTTTACATCTGCGGGACAATGTGTTGCCTCTGTTGAAGATACTCCTGCGAACTTGGCCGCCTTGCTCGAAGATAATTGGATTAATGGCGACTCTACGATGAAGAAAGTCCCGCTTGAATTGTGGTCCAATATTGACCTTAAGGAATTTGCAGCCAATACAAAGGTTGGCGAATGCGCTGTAAACCATGTGCCGCTTCCGATGATGGATAGCACATCGTTTAACGGTAATGGTTTTACGATTAGTCATCTTTGCTACAATGCGACTGTCACGACGGCAAAACCGATGGAAACTCCGGTAGGTTTTTTCAAGTCGGCATCGAATGTGTCCATGACGAATGTGAAACTTAACGGCGTTCGTATCTACATCAATGGTGAAAGTACCGATGGTGCCGATTATTACCCCGTAGGAGCTCTTGCGGGTTCTGTCAACTTGGTGACGGTCGATAGTGTAAACATTGCTAACGATTCTATCCAGGCTCCAATTGCAGGTGGCGTTGTCGGTTTTGTCAAGAATTCTACGATTTCAAACATCACGGGCGACGACGATATCCATATTTCGAACATCGTTTCGATTACCACGGGATATGCGGGCTCTGAGGAAATTAATAAGTCGGCTGGTACTTTGGTTGGCCATAATGTGTTCCTGGGTGGTATTGCCGGTGTGGCGGTCCGTACGCAAAGCACAGAAGATGCCACGTTTAAAAACGATTCTGTAAAGGTCGATGTTCATGACTATGCCATGGGGCACAGGTCTGCCTTGGGTGGCATTGCCGGTTTGAACCAGACCATTGGTGGTCCGGCCAACAACTTGTATGTTTACACGAAGAATAAAGACGGCGGCGAAGTGATCCCGACCAAGATTTCGGGTGGCGCTTCGATGGGCGGTATTTTTGGTGCGTCGTATGTTCCGCGTGATAACAATGTCGCGGATGCAGGCAATTTTGTGGTGTCGAACAGCAGGTTCGACGGTAAAATTTACGACGCCGCTTCACCTAATGTGATTGCTGTGGGTGGTATTCTTGGTTATGATTCCTCCGATGCGCAGACCTCGGTTCGAGTGATGAACAGCGCTGCCAATATCGATGTCAAGGATTCTTTGAAGGATGCCCGTCTTTATCAGTATTATGCCGGTGGTATTGTGGGTTATGGTTCCTCTTGTGTGCAAGGTGGCTCAAATGGCGATGAATTTTTGAGCGTTACGGGAGCAAAAACGACCGGTTCGATTGCGCTTTCAGCATCGGGAGCGGCGGTTCCTGGACTCCATAGTGATGCCTTCTTAGGTGGCGTCGTGGGTTCTGCGTGCATTGCCCAGACTAAAGGCTTGGGAATCACAAATGATACTTCGTCTGTCCAGATTACCTCGAAGGTAAAAACCTCTGTTGATGGAAACAAGAAAGTCAATGGAGCCAATGCTCGTGATAGTGTGTATGTGGGCGGTATCGTCGGTTTTGCAAGCATTATGATGTATAACGCTGCTGCAACCGTAGCTCACTTGTATTACGAAGGTTCTATTGTGGTTGAAGACAGCCTGAACAATGTATTTGTGGGTGGTGTTCTTGGCGGCTTTACGAATGACCAAGGTGGAAGGACTTTGATTTTGAACGATGTGATTGCTAAAGGCACAAACCAGTTGATCAAGTATACCGCAAAAGAAGCTGGAACGGTATCGACCTCGAATGTTCAGGTTGCAAATATCGGTGGCGTATGCGGCCTTTGCAATGAAATTAGCGAAATGAGCCTAGTGGCTGCCGTGGGCGACATTAGTGTTGTTGGAAAGCATGCGGGCAACTATCTTTATGTGGGTGGTTTAATTGGTAATACGCAGGCAAACAATGTGAGGACTGTTGTTAAGAACACTTACAATGTGGGCGATATTTCGGTCACGGCCAACAATGCTTCCCTCAACAGTTACGACAAAAAGGTGGGTTACCTGATTGGTAAGGCTGAAGTGAACAAGGGCTATGAAATTAAGTCCAGTTACCATTTCGGTGAAGACGACGATGAAACTGTAACATTGCCGGTAGGATTCTTGAAGACGGAACAGGAGACGAATACCTGGGTTGATAGTGATTCCATTTCTTATGTGTTGAGAAACAGCTCTGCCTCGCAGCAATCGGCTCGCTATAACGGTACTGAAATTGCAAAGACCATGAAGTCTTCTCAATTTGCCGGAACCTTGAATGAGGCTTATGCCGATGCCGCTGATTACGTTTGGACGTTTGCGAAGGATAATAACAATAACCTTCCGTTCTTTGCCAATGGCCAATACGAACCGATTGCTCCGACAACGGTTGTTAGTCATGTCGTTGTTTTTGCAGATATGAATGGTAAACCGATTGCACAGCAAACGGTGGTCCATGGTGGCGCTGCAACGGCTCCGGTCGATTCTGTGGTGACTAAGATTGAAGGTTACACCTTTACGGGTTCGTGGGATAAAGATTTTGATAATATTATCAGTGACTTGACCGTAACGGCTGTTTACGATAAGAATTCGTATACAGTCCGGTTCTTTGACTTTGACGATACTCAGTTCGGAACGAATCAGTCGGTATTGTATCAAGAATCTGCAACGGCTCCGAATGACCCGGAACGCGTGGGTTATACCTTTGCCGGTTGGGATGATTCGACCTTTGTCAGCGTGACGAAGGATTTGGATGTTCATGCCACATATGTGCCGAATAAGTACTTGATTGTGTTTAAGGATTATGACGGAACAGCCTTGGATTCTGCTTATATTCCGTTTAATGCGGCTGTGCCTCAGCCGGTTGACGTGAAGCGTGAGGCTACCGCTGAATACACCTATGAATTCTTGGGTTGGACTCCTGAAGTGGTTAATGTGAATGGCGATGCCGTTTACACTGCTACTTACGACTCGACCAAGGTTAAGTATGCTGTGACCTTTGTGGATTACGACGATACCCCGATTGGCGATGCCCAGATGGTGGAATACGGCGATTCTGCCGTGGCTCCTGCTGACCCGACTCGCGAAGGCTACGCATTCGTGGGTTGGGACCGTAAGTTCGACGTGATTACCAAGAGCATTGAAGTGAAGGCTGTCTATGAACTGCTCAAGTTCTGGATTGTGTTCAAGGACTTCGATGGCAGCGAACTCAAGGCAGACTCGCTTGTTTACGGTGCAACTGTTGTAACGCCGAAGGATGTGAAACGTGCTTCTACGGCAGAATACAAGTACACGTTTAAGAGCTGGACTCCAGACGTTGCTGTTGTGAGTGCCGATGCTGAATATACGGCAGAGTACGATTCTGCCAAGGTCAAGTATGCGGTGACCTTCGTTGATTACGATGAAACCCCGATTGGTGATACCGTTTGGGTGGAATACGGCTCTGCCGCTGTGGCACCCGCTGCTCCGACTCGCGAAGGCTACAAGTTCACTGGTTGGGACCGTAAGTTCGATGTGATTACCAAGAGCATCGAAGTAAAGGCTGTCTACGAACGTCAGAAATACTGGGTTGTATTCCAGGATTACAATGGCGATCAAGTCAAGGCCGACTCCGTGCTTTACGAAGGTTCTGTTTCAGCTCCGAAAAACCTTACTCGTTCCTCGACTGCAGAATACAGCTACCTGTTCAAGGGTTGGGACCCTGTTGTGACCAAGGTGCTCGGAGATAAGGTCTATAAGGCTGTCTATGACTCCTTGAAGAATTCCTACTCGGTGACCTTCTTGGATTACGATGGAAGCCGCATTGGCGATGTCCAGACGGTTGAATACGGTGCTGCTGCTGTGGCGCCTGCCGAACCGAAGCGTGATGGTTTTGCGTTCTTTGGTTGGGATGGCAGATTTGATAAGATTATCGAAGACACCGAAGTGAAGGCTCTCTATGAAAAGCTTCCGGAATCTTCTAGCTCTGCCGAAAGCTCCAGTTCTGTTGAATCCTCTAGTTCTGTTGGAAGTTCTAGCAGCGTGATTCCGGCCTCTAGCTCTAGCGTGTTCGAAGAATCCTCTAGCTCTGTCGAAAGCTCTAGCAGCGTTCCGGAAGTCTCTAGCTCTAGCATTACTGGCGAAATCAAGATTGTAGAACCGACAATCAAGCAGTCTGGCAATGCAATCCTCTTGACCTTCGATACCGAAAATGCTGGCGAATTGGATTCTGCTCGCGTGGTGGTGACCGGCGAAAATGGTGGTATCTTGGATACTATTATTAAGAAGTCGGTTGTGAACGGCGGTCAGTGGCAAATGACTCCGGCTCCGATTGGCAAGTTTACGGTAACCTTGACTGTGGGTGACCAAGTGAATTTCGCTGAATACGAAGGCAAGTTTGAAGTCGCCTCTGAAATCAAGGCCGCTCCGGGTAGCTGGCAGATGGTTTCTCTGTCGGCACTCGACAAAAAGAGTGTTAAGGCCGACGATGCTGCCTTCTACTGGTGGGATGAACGCAATCCGGTGGGCGATTACTGGCAGTACCGCGCCTTTGATGGCGGTGTCGTTGAGGGCACTCGCGGCTTCTGGTACGGCACGGCCGATGGCGAACCGTTGGTGATTCGTGAATCGACCGGCTCTAAGGAAAGCGAAATCGTGTGGGAACTCGATAGCCTGTACAGCGGCTGGAACCTGGTGGCTAACCCGTACGGCTGGTATGTGGACATGTCTAAGGGCTCCGCCGATAATGATGCCCAGGTTACTTTCTGGCGCTGGAATTCTGCAACAGGCAATTACGACCCGATGCCTAAGGTGCTTGGCCCGTACGAAGCCGTGTGGGCAAAGGTTTCCAAGTCTACGATCTGGCGTATGTCTGCTGCTCCGGAATTCAAGATCGAAGAAAGAACGGTTGCCGAAACAAAGATGGCTATGCATAAGGATGCCGCTGGCATTAAGGGTGCATGGAGCCTGAAGGTGTCCCTTGCCGACGATTACGGTAAGCAGGATTCCTGGAACGTGATTGGTGCCGGTGCCGAAGAATCGCTCGAAGAACCGCCTGCAGGCATGGGTAACCATGTGGCGCTCGCAATCCGCAATAGCGAAAAGGGTGCTAAGCTTGCAAAGAGCATCAAGGCTGTTGCCGACGAATATAGCTGGATTCTCGATGTGAGCGCAAGCTCTGTGCGCGAAGGCAAACTTAAGTTTGAAGGCGTCAAGGAATTGAGCCGCCAGGGACTTAAGCTGTTCGTAACCGCAGACGGCGAAACGACTGAAGTCACGAATGAAAATTCCTTGAATGTGGCGCTCGCCAAGTCTGCTAAGCAGGTGGAAGTCCGCGTGGCAGCAGGCAATGCTGTGGTCGCCTCTTCCAAGATCAGCGGCTTTGGCTCTACCCTTGCGGGTGGCACGCTGCAGGTTGGTTTTACGGCTCCCGAGGCTTTGGCCGGGGCACGCGCAAGCTACGCTGTGGTCGGTGTCGATGGCAAGAAGGTGGCTGCGGGCCAGTTCAAGGCAACGGCCGGTACGAACCAGTTTAGCCTGAACGCTCCGAAGTCTGGCGTGTACTTTGTGAAGATCAAGGTCGGCAGCCAGCTGCTCTCGGGCAAGGTACTTGTGAAATAA
- a CDS encoding SLC13 family permease, producing the protein MTKAKFIKFIIASVLAIAALFLPYESLGFDAASPMGILNPLEIRVIGVFVMAALFWILQPFPIWSTSMLVIVLMIVTMSDSALAPFRVDGVTMISHKSIMATFANPIIMLFLGGFFLAAAATKYKMDLNLARVLLKPFGKNPKFVLLGLMLITAVFSMFMSNTATAAMMLAILAPVLKLFDEDDRGKAAFALAIPLGANIGGMGTPIGTPPNAIALGALNDAVARGDLVANPVSFGQWMAFGIPYVIILMVIAWVLLLKIYPIKMKEMILNIEGAGKFDTSPKAIIVYITFVVCVVLWVTGKGVHGINDNAIAMIPMAVFALTGVITKKDLNAMSWDVLWLVAGGFALGVGLNATGLAAHLIKTIPFASWSPIALMIGCGIICLFMANFMSHTSTATLLVPILCAVGIACQDNLVGLGGVTALLVSVAFASSLGMSLPISTPPNALAHATGYTDTNGMAKTGVVMGLSGLVLSWVMMIFLAKVNFFGTPVPKAAEAAPAAPAAAEKVVEAPAAPAVADSAAAVAVDSAAAAKVEVAAPADSAAK; encoded by the coding sequence ATGACAAAGGCTAAATTCATCAAGTTCATCATCGCGTCGGTGCTTGCCATCGCCGCTCTCTTCTTGCCCTACGAATCCCTCGGATTCGATGCCGCAAGCCCCATGGGAATCCTGAACCCGCTCGAAATTCGCGTTATTGGCGTTTTCGTGATGGCGGCCCTGTTCTGGATTCTGCAACCGTTCCCGATCTGGTCGACATCGATGCTTGTCATCGTGCTCATGATTGTGACGATGTCTGACTCCGCCCTTGCGCCTTTCCGCGTGGACGGCGTGACCATGATCAGCCATAAGTCCATTATGGCTACGTTTGCAAACCCGATCATCATGCTCTTCTTGGGCGGCTTCTTCCTTGCTGCTGCCGCTACCAAGTACAAGATGGACTTGAACCTTGCCCGCGTGCTCCTGAAGCCGTTCGGCAAGAACCCGAAGTTCGTGCTTCTTGGCCTCATGCTCATTACTGCCGTGTTCTCCATGTTCATGAGCAACACTGCTACCGCTGCCATGATGCTTGCAATTCTTGCTCCGGTGCTCAAGCTCTTCGACGAAGATGACCGCGGTAAAGCTGCCTTTGCCCTCGCTATTCCGCTGGGCGCCAATATCGGTGGTATGGGTACCCCGATTGGTACGCCTCCTAACGCTATTGCCCTTGGCGCCTTGAACGACGCTGTTGCCCGTGGCGACCTCGTTGCTAACCCGGTGAGCTTCGGTCAGTGGATGGCTTTCGGTATTCCGTATGTGATTATTTTGATGGTGATTGCTTGGGTCTTGCTCCTTAAGATTTACCCGATCAAGATGAAGGAAATGATCCTGAACATTGAAGGTGCCGGCAAGTTTGATACCAGCCCCAAGGCCATTATCGTGTACATTACCTTTGTCGTGTGCGTTGTCTTGTGGGTGACCGGTAAGGGTGTCCACGGCATTAACGATAACGCAATCGCTATGATCCCGATGGCTGTGTTTGCTTTGACCGGCGTGATTACCAAGAAAGACCTGAACGCAATGAGCTGGGACGTGCTCTGGCTCGTGGCTGGCGGTTTTGCTCTGGGTGTTGGCCTGAACGCTACTGGCCTTGCCGCTCACTTGATCAAGACGATTCCGTTTGCAAGCTGGTCTCCGATCGCCCTCATGATCGGTTGCGGTATCATCTGCTTGTTCATGGCTAACTTCATGAGCCATACCTCTACGGCTACGCTCTTGGTTCCGATTCTTTGCGCCGTGGGCATTGCTTGCCAGGACAACCTCGTTGGCCTCGGTGGCGTGACCGCTCTGCTCGTTTCTGTTGCCTTTGCAAGCTCTCTCGGCATGAGCCTCCCGATTTCGACTCCGCCTAACGCCTTGGCCCACGCTACGGGTTACACCGACACCAACGGCATGGCTAAGACCGGTGTTGTGATGGGTCTCTCCGGCCTCGTCCTCTCTTGGGTGATGATGATCTTCCTTGCCAAGGTGAACTTCTTCGGTACTCCGGTTCCTAAGGCTGCTGAAGCCGCTCCGGCTGCACCTGCTGCCGCCGAAAAGGTGGTTGAAGCTCCCGCCGCTCCCGCTGTCGCTGACAGCGCTGCCGCAGTTGCTGTTGATAGCGCCGCCGCAGCAAAGGTTGAAGTTGCCGCTCCGGCAGACTCTGCTGCTAAGTAA
- a CDS encoding 4'-phosphopantetheinyl transferase superfamily protein: MNENTAIDNAREIRKLDVETPLGVVHLAGFMQKPDHRSVIFKILSDYLGRPVTAADLVESKEDTRPQFPSFDFDVNWTHSDGYCVCAYGSRGSLGTLRIGVDLERYSPKRLHLAERFFSKEESTELARLEGECALKEFFKLWCRKEAFYKCVGGEFFEGSLRRNMLKSPVQLEASGHEVHFVDLDAAVVGMQTPAALCIAVSRL, encoded by the coding sequence ATGAACGAAAATACCGCCATAGACAATGCTCGTGAAATCCGTAAATTGGATGTGGAAACTCCTCTTGGGGTGGTCCATTTGGCGGGGTTCATGCAAAAGCCGGATCACCGCTCTGTGATATTCAAAATTCTGTCGGATTACCTAGGGCGCCCTGTAACCGCCGCCGACCTCGTAGAATCCAAAGAAGACACTCGGCCTCAATTTCCGAGCTTCGATTTCGACGTAAACTGGACGCATTCCGACGGCTACTGCGTGTGTGCCTATGGCAGCCGCGGTTCGCTTGGAACTTTGAGAATCGGCGTAGACCTGGAACGCTATTCGCCGAAACGCTTGCACCTCGCAGAGCGATTCTTTAGCAAAGAGGAGTCAACGGAACTCGCACGTCTCGAAGGTGAATGCGCCTTGAAGGAATTCTTTAAGCTCTGGTGCCGCAAAGAGGCTTTTTATAAGTGCGTGGGTGGTGAATTCTTTGAAGGCTCGCTCCGCCGGAACATGCTAAAAAGCCCGGTGCAGTTAGAAGCATCGGGCCATGAAGTTCATTTTGTGGATTTGGACGCTGCGGTTGTCGGAATGCAGACTCCCGCAGCCTTATGCATTGCGGTCTCTCGTCTGTAG
- a CDS encoding A24 family peptidase yields MEEIPLWYSLAVFFVLGACVGSFYNVIVYRMPRGISLINPPSHCPLCKKHIPLYYNLPIIGWIILRGKSACCKQPISIIYPIGESLCGLLGALALYAATGFTTNFTAPVQSLEVWADALALFWLLLGIYPVSAVDFKYKLIPDSISVGGIVAGLIISFIPGGLTPVESIVGAVAAGGGLYLLGWVATKVLNKAAMGFGDVKLLAGFGAIMGVTRAVEVLVVASVLGILIMVPYAKIAEKRAAKKAVQSKASQNKNASAEEAEDEGAGQIPFGPFLAVAAPFMYLWGDALKELYMKFVVGE; encoded by the coding sequence ATGGAAGAAATCCCTCTTTGGTATAGTTTGGCGGTATTTTTCGTGCTAGGAGCCTGCGTTGGCAGTTTCTACAATGTGATTGTATACCGCATGCCCCGCGGAATTTCGCTGATAAATCCGCCTTCGCACTGTCCTTTGTGCAAAAAGCATATACCACTATATTATAACTTGCCTATTATAGGTTGGATTATTCTAAGAGGGAAGAGTGCCTGCTGTAAACAGCCCATTAGTATTATATATCCGATTGGGGAAAGCTTGTGCGGTCTTTTGGGGGCTCTGGCCCTCTATGCGGCGACCGGTTTTACCACGAATTTTACGGCTCCGGTACAAAGCCTAGAAGTATGGGCCGATGCTCTGGCGCTTTTTTGGCTGTTGCTTGGCATTTACCCGGTGAGCGCCGTTGACTTTAAGTACAAATTAATTCCTGATTCTATTTCGGTGGGCGGTATTGTCGCTGGCCTTATCATTTCTTTTATCCCGGGCGGCTTGACTCCGGTTGAAAGCATTGTGGGCGCTGTTGCAGCCGGTGGCGGACTTTATTTGCTCGGCTGGGTGGCGACCAAGGTGCTGAACAAGGCTGCCATGGGTTTTGGCGATGTCAAGCTCTTGGCCGGTTTCGGTGCCATCATGGGCGTGACCCGTGCGGTGGAAGTGCTGGTGGTTGCCTCGGTTCTCGGTATCTTGATTATGGTGCCGTACGCAAAGATTGCTGAAAAACGTGCCGCTAAAAAGGCTGTCCAAAGCAAGGCCTCGCAAAATAAAAATGCCTCCGCTGAGGAGGCAGAAGACGAAGGTGCTGGCCAGATTCCGTTTGGCCCGTTTCTTGCAGTGGCCGCCCCGTTTATGTACTTGTGGGGCGATGCTCTTAAAGAGTTGTATATGAAGTTCGTTGTCGGCGAATAA
- a CDS encoding LamG-like jellyroll fold domain-containing protein, producing the protein MTRRETTKFATLAFSMATLFTACTLPNDSHESDHAGVLTETESGHTVAFAIEKEISEINVSAKKSGTVHFALTKIVDGKTELFDSTTVKYGDFAVFEDVHGAYSVVATAAGVNGEKDTLYGVDVLKRNDTDTVYVSVQEPATLQISTDYKIWENSDSVSVFAQGDTLCITGTLACKQITKDDLDQGYITLNNIPLFNEGDIAKQIEISNGEDFRAVGVNLDLNAGDTLFVDNVLNIKRLYDIELSLPKSDLFDSLGEYSLDSLIVPIHFWYNSKSYIRSASYYTDKFIDAQKNILLGPRYSRVFAEDSFYAWYVIPKMDSVTTLTAFEGDINWGNAPSSYDRIREFVSEPVTDSLLTTRKVFTDNNSFALSFWFELDSLEKDGRLFYSGNDSLGFEIRRSEKDSTALCVKIYNGIDTASTDSMEYGKANVIDGKRHHYSFVMHKKHLTIAIDGETIRDTDIKLSTEFFDLEEIYTGSAPVQDVMFYSFGDYIKQSGEKNWYRLKAWLYAFYEMQKDL; encoded by the coding sequence ATGACAAGACGAGAAACGACAAAATTTGCAACGCTCGCCTTCTCTATGGCGACACTCTTTACCGCATGTACTTTACCGAACGATTCCCATGAATCGGATCACGCAGGCGTGCTCACCGAAACCGAATCGGGCCACACGGTTGCATTCGCTATTGAAAAAGAAATCTCCGAAATAAACGTTTCCGCCAAGAAATCGGGTACGGTCCATTTCGCGCTCACTAAAATTGTAGACGGCAAAACAGAACTATTCGACTCCACCACCGTGAAATACGGCGACTTTGCCGTATTTGAAGACGTACACGGAGCCTATAGCGTCGTCGCTACAGCAGCAGGGGTAAACGGCGAAAAAGACACTCTCTACGGCGTCGACGTCTTGAAACGGAACGATACCGACACCGTTTATGTCAGCGTGCAGGAACCCGCCACGCTACAGATTTCGACAGATTACAAGATCTGGGAAAATTCCGATTCCGTCAGCGTTTTCGCCCAGGGCGACACGCTCTGCATCACAGGCACGCTTGCCTGCAAGCAAATCACTAAAGACGACTTAGATCAAGGCTACATCACCCTCAATAACATACCGCTGTTCAACGAAGGTGACATCGCAAAACAAATCGAAATTTCCAACGGCGAAGATTTCCGCGCCGTCGGGGTCAACCTAGACCTGAATGCCGGCGACACATTGTTCGTAGACAACGTCCTTAACATCAAGCGCCTTTACGATATCGAGCTATCCCTGCCTAAGTCAGACCTGTTCGATTCCCTGGGTGAATACTCGCTAGATTCGCTTATAGTGCCGATCCATTTCTGGTACAACAGCAAATCTTACATAAGAAGCGCCAGTTACTACACAGATAAATTTATTGACGCTCAGAAAAACATTCTTCTTGGACCAAGATACAGCAGAGTGTTCGCAGAAGACTCCTTTTACGCCTGGTATGTGATTCCCAAAATGGATTCCGTCACGACGTTGACCGCATTCGAAGGAGATATCAACTGGGGCAACGCTCCTAGTTCGTATGATCGCATTCGCGAATTCGTTTCTGAGCCCGTAACCGATTCTCTCCTTACAACCCGCAAGGTATTTACCGACAACAACAGTTTCGCGCTTTCTTTCTGGTTTGAACTGGATAGCCTCGAAAAAGACGGCCGTCTGTTCTATTCGGGCAACGACAGCCTAGGCTTTGAAATCCGTCGCTCTGAAAAGGATTCTACCGCGCTCTGCGTCAAGATTTATAACGGAATCGACACCGCCTCGACCGACTCCATGGAATACGGCAAGGCAAATGTCATCGACGGCAAACGCCACCACTATTCATTCGTCATGCACAAAAAACACTTGACGATCGCCATCGACGGAGAAACCATCCGCGACACCGACATCAAGCTTTCGACAGAATTCTTCGATCTCGAAGAAATCTACACCGGTAGCGCCCCGGTACAAGACGTAATGTTCTATTCCTTCGGAGATTACATCAAGCAAAGCGGCGAAAAGAACTGGTACCGCCTCAAAGCCTGGCTATACGCATTCTACGAAATGCAGAAAGATCTATAA